Part of the Novipirellula artificiosorum genome, ATGACGTTGCCAAAGTTCGAATTGTCGGACAGCGACGCTTCCTCACTGCGGTCCAACCAATGATCGAGCGCCTTGGCAGCCGTATCGTGTCCAATTCCGAAGACGACCGTCCCGTCCTTTTTGAAGTACTCAACTTCCGGACGTCCTGGGCGCGGCGGCAGCAACCGAACCAGTTCCACTTTGTCGATCGTGCTGGTTCGCCGCACATAGCCGCCACCGGTCATGCGAGCTTCCAAGCGATCGATGATCGCCATCAAGTCACCGACGTTCTCTTTGGCATCGACCATGAACAACCCCGCTAACCCGTATTGCTCCCGTCGTTTTCGAGCGATACGACGACGAATCGCGGCGTCCGACTCGTCGGCCTCGTCTTCCTGCGATTGGGCAGCATCCGTGTCACTGTCCGGGGGGTTACCCGGCATCATTGCCGCCGCGACCTGACCTCGAGGAATCGCCAGCAACTCATCAAGTGTCACCCCGACCTCATCGCTGATCTGGGTAAACAACTCTGCTGCCGTGGTGTAGATATCACCCGCGAACGGCCTGAGCTTCGGATCATTGAGCATGCGGCCGACCGACGATTCTCTCATCGCGACTCGGCTTTCATCGGCATTGTCGATCCGCAGGTAAAGCAGGGTGTCCTCGGGAAGCAAGTGAGGTGAGCCTGGGATCACCACCTCGTCGGCTGCCGTCGCATCCGAGGGGAAAGCCAGCGTCAGGACCGAAACAGAGATGGCTATCAAAGGAGCAAGGAATCGCAACATGGGACGATTTTTCGAGGGTGGGAGGGATTCGCGTGAGAAAGGTTCCGTCAATGTTGTATTCGAGATGGCAGGCAAAGTCTTGCCGTTGGCAAAGAAATTTATTGTTTTTCGAAGCGACAAATCCCTCTTCAACCCCCGGCCGGATCGCGACGATTTTGACGGCAACGCTCCCAAGTTGTTGGCTTCGAGGGCGGATTTTCAGAACCTTTTCATCGATTCGCGGTTAAAATAGGCAGGTTCCTGAAGTTACTTTGTTCTTGCCGTCTTGAAGAGTTACGTCGATGCACGCACGTCTCCTTGCATTCGCTAGTTTCGTCGCCCTGATGGCGATGCCCTCGTGGGCCCAGTTCGACTCCCAGCCGGCAACATCCAGTTCAGGAACGGGAACCGGCACGACCGCGACGCCGATCGCCGGCGGTCTGGACGCTGCGTCCGCTTTTTCAAACGTCGAACGAACCGGAGCGATTGGTGAATCGGGGGACTCGGGCAAGGGGTTTAGCGTTGTCGGCACCTCGACCAGTTCCAGCCGCAGCTCTCTCGGTGGTGGGATGGCTGGTGGAATGGGCGGCCTTGGTGGGTTCTCAAGTCTGTTCGGTATTGGCAACGCGACCGGTGGCGGCGCATCGA contains:
- a CDS encoding BON domain-containing protein; translated protein: MHARLLAFASFVALMAMPSWAQFDSQPATSSSGTGTGTTATPIAGGLDAASAFSNVERTGAIGESGDSGKGFSVVGTSTSSSRSSLGGGMAGGMGGLGGFSSLFGIGNATGGGASKPVIRTRLRSAVQFQPSSPALVQQIANLRMQTLPSTSRMPGVNVRVDGQTAILGGTVRSERDRRMSELLLRLEPGVRNVENRIQISP